In one window of Oncorhynchus kisutch isolate 150728-3 linkage group LG16, Okis_V2, whole genome shotgun sequence DNA:
- the LOC116353994 gene encoding SLIT and NTRK-like protein 5, protein MHIWILKIILLIAASLTLVEMYDNYGEICRNLCTCEEKEGILTVSCENRGIVRLTEISPVHFSMYHLLLTGNLLKKLSLNDFINYTGATILHLGNNAIDEVETGAFNGLQGLKRLHLNNNKIDVLRDDTFVGLESLEYLQIDYNYITNIEPNALSKLHQLTVLILNDNLLSALPTNIFRNVPLTHLDLRGNRLKMFPYIGLLEHMDKVVELQLEENPWNCSCELIALKAWLESISYTALVGEVVCETPFRLHGRDLDEVSKQELCPRRAISEYEMRPPPPLSTNGYFQTTPASVTASATSSNAFKASSRPTKGTRQSNRTRSKPTSRIPANPYNYGPIIAYQTKSPVPLDCPTTCTCNLQIADLGLNVNCQERKIENISDLKPKPYNPKKMYLTGNYIPVVRRSDFLEATGLDLLHLGNNRISLIQDRAFGDLTNLRRLYLNGNLIDRLTAEMFFGLQSLQYLYLEYNKIQEIVGGTFRFVPNLQLLFLNNNLLKTLPGGIFTGLSLSRLNLRSNHFQNLPVSGVLDQLKLLLQIDLIENPWDCSCDVVGMKIWLEQLSAGTVVNEVKCETPKRHSGIDMRSIQSEQLCPDYSDVVVSTVPPSDEPLPDRATTTETYQRSNPTSSVVPLSVLILSLLLVFIMSVFVAAGLFVVVVKKRKKSQSDRTSTNNSDVSSFNLQYSLYSNNRTVPKVKAPAGHVYEYIPHPMGHMCKNPIYRSREGNTVEDYRDLHELKVTYRSDVDEERNSNMRSPTYSVSTIEPREDPSPAQNAEHFFRGIIEADNQSPSGNSLEYKYTGPVSYTYNPNFDVRRQFLHPERIRETVLYGTAPSTVYVEPNRNEYLELKAKLQVEPDYLEVLEKQTTFSQF, encoded by the coding sequence ATGCATATCTGGATACTGAAAATAATCCTTCTGATCGCAGCATCTCTGACTCTGGTCGAGATGTACGACAATTACGGGGAGATCTGTAGGAATCTATGTACATGCGAGGAGAAGGAAGGGATACTGACGGTAAGCTGTGAGAACAGAGGGATTGTCAGACTGACAGAAATAAGCCCGGTGCATTTTTCAATGTACCACCTTCTGCTGACAGGGAACCTCTTAAAGAAACTGTCCCTCAACGACTTTATCAACTACACTGGGGCGACCATATTGCATTTAGGCAACAATGCTATCGACGAAGTGGAAACGGGTGCTTTCAATGGACTCCAAGGATTAAAGAGATTGCACTTGAACAACAACAAGATAGACGTCCTAAGGGATGATACATTTGTCGGCCTGGAGAGTTTGGAATACCTTCAGATTGATTACAATTACATCACCAATATAGAGCCCAATGCCCTGAGTAAATTGCATCAGCTCACAGTTCTCATTTTGAATGACAATTTGCTCTCTGCTCTGCCTACCAACATTTTCCGGAATGTTCCCTTAACACATCTGGACCTCAGGGGCAACCGTTTGAAAATGTTTCCTTACATTGGGCTCCTGGAGCACATGGACAAAGTGGTGGAATTACAACTCGAGGAGAACCCGTGGAATTGCTCATGTGAGCTCATCGCCCTGAAAGCTTGGCTGGAGAGCATATCATACACAGCTTTAGTGGGGGAGGTGGTCTGTGAGACGCCGTTCAGGCTCCATGGCAGAGACCTGGACGAGGTCTCCAAACAGGAGCTGTGCCCTCGTCGAGCAATCTCTGAATATGAAATGCGCCCCCCTCCCCCACTCAGCACCAATGGATATTTCCAAACCACTCCAGCTTCGGTGACGGCCTCAGCCACCTCATCGAATGCTTTCAAGGCATCGTCAAGGCCTACCAAGGGCACCCGTCAATCAAACCGAACCAGGTCAAAGCCCACCTCCCGGATTCCGGCTAACCCTTACAACTATGGCCCCATCATTGCTTATCAGACCAAATCTCCTGTGCCTTTGGACTGTCCCACCACCTGTACGTGTAATCTGCAGATTGCTGATCTTGGACTAAATGTCAACTGCCaggagagaaagattgagaacATATCTGACCTGAAGCCCAAGCCATACAATCCCAAAAAAATGTACCTCACGGGGAATTACATTCCTGTGGTACGCAGATCGGATTTCTTGGAGGCTACCGGATTGGATTTGCTTCACCTAGGAAACAATAGGATATCCCTCATCCAAGACAGAGCTTTTGGGGATTTAACCAACCTGCGTAGGCTGTATTTAAATGGTAATCTAATCGACAGGCTTACAGCAGAGATGTTTTTTGGCCTGCAGAGTTTGCAGTATCTCTACTTAGAATACAACAAAATCCAAGAGATTGTAGGGGGCACTTTCCGGTTTGTGCCAAACCTTCAGCTGCTTTTCCTCAACAATAACCTTCTGAAAACCTTACCAGGGGGAATCTTTACTGGGCTGTCCCTCTCTAGACTTAATCTCCGCAGTAACCATTTCCAAAACCTGCCTGTAAGCGGTGTGTTAGATCAGTTAAAATTGCTGTTGCAGATAGATCTGATTGAGAACCCGTGGGATTGCTCGTGTGACGTCGTCGGCATGAAGATATGGCTCGAGCAGCTCAGTGCAGGCACCGTTGTTAATGAGGTTAAATGCGAGACCCCCAAACGGCACAGCGGGATTGACATGCGTTCCATTCAGTCTGAACAGCTGTGTCCAGATTACTCTGACGTAGTCGTCTCAACAGTGCCCCCCTCTGACGAGCCTCTGCCGGACAGAGCCACCACCACAGAGACCTACCAGAGATCTAACCCCACTAGCAGCgtcgtccctctctctgttctcatcctcagCCTGCTGCTCGTGTTCATCATGTCCGTCTTTGTGGCGGCGGGGCTGTTTGTGGTCGTGGTGAAAAAGCGCAAAAAGTCCCAGAGCGACCGCACCAGCACCAACAACTCTGACGTGAGCTCGTTTAACTTGCAGTACAGCCTTTACAGTAACAACCGAACCGTCCCCAAAGTCAAAGCCCCCGCAGGACACGTGTATGAGTACATCCCTCACCCTATGGGCCACATGTGCAAAAATCCCATTTACAGGTCCAGGGAAGGCAACACAGTCGAGGATTACCGTGACCTCCATGAATTGAAGGTGACTTATAGAAGTGATGTGGATGAGGAGAGGAACAGCAACATGAGGAGTCCCACTTATAGCGTGAGCACTATTGAGCCTCGCGAGGACCCCTCCCCTGCACAGAATGCTGAGCACTTCTTCAGGGGCATCATAGAGGCGGACAACCAATCCCCCTCCGGTAACAGTCTAGAATACAAGTACACTGGCCCTGTCTCGTACACGTACAACCCAAACTTTGATGTTAGACGCCAGTTCTTACACCCAGAGAGGATACGAGAAACAGTGCTTTATGGCACAGCGCCAAGTACTGTTTATGTGGAGCCCAACAGAAATGAATATTTGGAACTAAAAGCGAAACTTCAAGTCGAGCCAGACTACCTCGAAGTTCTTGAGAAACAGACCACTTTCAGTCAGTTTTGA